CATACATTACGTGCAAATTTCTAACTAAAAGTACTAAAATGTAATAGAAACTTCTTGCTCTAGGTGTAAAAAATGGACCACTCATGAAATGGGAATTTCAACCACTCTTCATTGATAAATGATAACAACGTTTCTGGCTATTGTTGACATTCTTATCAGTGGCGGATCCACCAgaggttcatccgaacccccttcgacgaaaaattatactatttttacatggtcaaaaatatttttatgtatactAGTCCGTATGTTTACTTCTTaaccccctcaatgaaaatcctgATTCCGCCACTGATTTTTACATAGGTTAGTTTTGTTCTGTGGAtgagaaattttttgaaaaggTCCTTCCAGAGATCAACATATCTCTAACTCCCTTGGTTCTAGTTTAAGTGGcattatttgatttgaaataaagtttaagaaagaatttttttttttttttttttaatttgtaatcTAAAATACTAATTGATTACCTGTATGGATGTAAATGTTTTCATTAAGAGTTAATTAAAGGGGAATTTTGAGGTTGAATTATTCGTAGTTATGAAAAGGTCACACATAGATTGAGACAAAGATAGTAAAAAAGTTCATTTCAGTTCTATGAAAGATATACATACTTTATTCCTATCTCAACTATGTGATTTTGATTTTCTATAAATGTCGGCACAACATAAGAATTATCATTCATATCTAGTAACTCATGCGTTAGTAAATTTTGAATACTAGATATGATCTTATTGACTAGTGAGTAGGTGATGTGGATAAGGTTCGTTGACAAGATGAAAAAGTTGAATCACTATAGCATCATTAAAAGACAAAAACATATTCATGCTCGATATTTAGATGACATCAGACAAAATCAACATATATAATTACgtataaattatgaaatatagTATTAATCATggttaatagataaaaataactcATATAAAAAATGCATGTTCTGTATTTATTGATTTAATGAAGATACCAAGTTCATGTAAAAACCCCACCCCCTCAAGCAGATTGTTCTCATATATATAAAGTAAACATTGTACATAAAACAAGTTGGTGTCGTGGTGTAGTTGGTTATCACGTCAGTCTAACACACTGAAGGTCTCCGGTTCGAGTCCGGGCGACGCCATCCTTAATCGTTTTTTCAATAATGTTTTTTCCTATATTATACTGACCGCATCGATACCTGGTTCGGGGGTTCATCCTAACCTATACATGGTTAAatctttttttatgtatatatagttatattgAATCCCCTTTAGCTAGTTCGTGTGCttacttttttcaattttgaacctcTTAATAAAAATTTTGGCTCCACCACTGCCTCTATCTtagatgtgagatagagaggtcgGCTTATTCTGATCCTTTGGTTAACTCTTATTAGTTACTGATATTGATTATTAACGGAGTTTTGTTTGAAAGACAGTTAACGGAGTActagataaaataaatgtttttaTAACTTTGATTTTCCCAGCTTCTTTTGAGCTGTGGGTGCTTCTATAATGTGATAATGTGATTTgcaaaaattatttaaatgtaAGAATTTTCATTAGTGTCCATGTGTTGATGCATTTTTTATGCATATTATGATTAGAGCTGAGGGTCAATCTCTAATATAATCAGAATCACATCAATAATGATGATAAATAAAGCCTATAATCAGAATCAGATCAATAATCATGAGAAATGAAGGAATTATTATGTTGAAAATAAGAACTAAGCAAGGGACCATttacataattattttgaattcatGAACAGATCAAGAGTGGTgatcttttttccatttttcaccAATAATGTGTATGCTAGGCTGTTAAAAATGATGACTATGTTGCTATCAGAACTCTCATATGACTTGAGAAACAGCACATTCTTTCTGCAGTACTACGTGTTCTTTCAATGTCATTTTAAAGTACACAAATAATGGAAATTGAAGTGTCATTTTcccattaaaaattttattttggttaactaggaagtcaatattttcttaaaaaaaaaatacgatCAGTGAATCCCTTTCGTCAAAAAATTATAATGTGCAAATATGATAAACTACTTCTCTTGTACATTAATCATTGAAAAATTGCTTTAGTTCGTcgattcaaatatatatatatatatatatatatatatatatatatttttatttattttattttttattttttttattattttttattttttttgaatttccttGTTAGAATTTCTGAATTTCGAGTTTGGTAATGCTTGGAGTATGTATTTGCAGGCTTTATTAAAGCAGTACTTAATTTGTCATGAAAGATCAACATTCAACAGGAAACTTAGTACTAGAATTTTATGAAAGAGTAGCAATAATAAAGGAACATCTTTGTCATTGTAATAAATATTAATTGTACAAATTTGTACAATGAAAAGTtaatacaaacaaaaaaaaaaaattatggaagaaaaaaagagaaacgCCTCTTCATCCTCTAGTAATATGCCCAAACTGTAGCAAAActtgagctttttttttttcgttGTTGTTGGAGAGGGCTAATCTCTGTATATACTATCTTCTGCTGTATtccttttgtatatatttttacaCAATTATTTTGTACATCTCTTTTCTTTAATCCCCCccctaattataaaaaaaatgaaggtatttttttttttttcgatttgtGGTTCGGCCGTTCTTTAAACCCTGCACATAACAGGAGATTTAGTGCAACTGACTGCACACCTTTTATTAATATATGATTCAGTTGGATTAAAAAGTTGAGATGCATCTTCTATGTGTTGGAACCTTTTGCTTTTTTTGTTTGAGATCTTCTTTGTATACTTTGCCAATATCTTGTGCAATTTTTATAGCATCAGCAGAAGCACCAGCTAGCCCTCTTTTTGTAAATCCAATTGCATATAGGCCTGAGTTTCCTTTCCAATTATTTGGAAATGGTGTTTTTGGAAAGCCATTCTTGGAGAAAAATTCACTTTCCTGTATCacataacaaaaaataacatTAGGCCACAACATTTTAAGAAAGTCTGAGCAACATAGCGAGTGAAAAGAGTTCACTCTGTCGGTCGGTGTACATAACTTAAACTCATTTGAAACTTCCAAGACTGTCAATGTTGTTGAAAAGAGTTCTAGAAGGATTGAGACATTGTCTCACCTGTAGCCAGTAAGGAACATTGCTGCAGTAACCAGTAGCAAGAACAACAGAATCAATTTCTAGTTTTTCACCCGTGACAAGTTCAACGGTGCCACATGAAAACTTCTTGATTCCTGGGACAACCTTAACTTGTCCAGATCTAATTTTTTCCAAGGCACCAATATCAAGAACTGGTGTTTTCCCTTGTTTGTTCTTGAGTTCCAATGGTCCTAGTGATGGCCTTTTTAGTCCATAATTCTCAATGTTTCCCAATATAAACCATGCAAGAACAAGTAGAATCTTGTCAACTAGCCATATAGGCAACCATTTCATCATAAACATAGCTAGCTCAAATGTTGATTTCCCAAAAATTTCTCTTGGCAAAACATGTACCTGGAGAAGAAAAAAACATTAGTAAAGTGGAACTCTTaatcatcaaatttaaattcTGAATACGTCTCTGTATAGCTTGCTTACCGAGCTACGACAAACCATTGATGGTTGAgcaccatgatttgaaagatcaAGAGAAACTTCCATACCAGAATTTCCAcatccaacaacaacaactttcttTCCATGATATTTTCCCCCTGACTTATAATCACAAGCATGAATCACTTCACCTCCAAAATCTTTCAATCCTTCAATATCAGGGACAACTCTCTCAGCATTTTCGCCCGTGGCTACGACAAGCCACTGGCAAATGTACTCGACTTCAGAGCCGTTTGGTGAACCAGTTTTCACCCTCCAAACACTGCAAGTTTCGTCGTATTTAGCTGACTGAACACACTCGTTGAACTGCGGTTTAATGTCAAAGTGTTTGGCATACAGTTCCAGGTATTCTATGAATTGTCTCTTTGTTGGATACTCAGGGTAGTGATTTGGAAATGGGAGTTTTGGTAATTGGCAGAACTTTTTGGGTAGGTGGAGCTTTAAACGATCGTAAGTTCGCTTTTGCCATAATGATGCAATGCAGTCAGATCTTTCTATAACGACAAACGGAACTCCTTGTTCTCTTAAACAAGCTCCTACTGCTAGCCCTGATGGACCGGCACCAACGATCACGGGGCCATTTACCCAAACACATCTACGGGAAATTAAATCTTGTTCTGACGAAAAGGtaaacattttttcctttgttagTTTAAAACGAACTGGAGTGACAAAAGACTGAATGAAACTGAGAACTTTGTTGTGAAGAGAGAATAGAAGAGTTGATGAAATTTGTTTGTTGAAGAGAGAGGGGGTATAGAAGGGCTTTATAtagaagttttaaaatttttattctgtGAAAGGTGCATGTGACAGAAGATGCAAAGTTAATGCTTTTGAAATGTCATTCTCAAATCATAAGCTATCATCATCTGCctactaattatttttattttatattagttaATTAATGTTACTAAAATAGTACATTTCCATTTTTTATATTGGGGATTAGCTCCTGGTTTTATTCCTTTTGTTTACCTCTTTTTTTGGGTTGCATAGATTTTAGAGTTAGTATGATTTTACTAGTCTTTTATTCACTGTCCACAACCGTGGCTCATTCGAATCCTatgaattcaaaaattacatTGTATACTTAAggtaattaaaaattatttttgtgtttgtataATAGATGTTAAGTTCGTAAAAATTCTGACTTAGTCGTTAAAGACAACCatccaaatataataaaatagaatgCATACAAAATATTCAGATAGGTAagcttaactttttccatattcttaatttaattacacCCTGTAAGTACGTAGCAACATTTAATGTTTCATATGATGGTAATTCGGTGACAGAAAGTTAATGATAGTGGCAGTAATTAGGTGAGTGTACAAATTAATGATGGTTAGTGTATTGTACAGACAGTAAGAATCAGCTCCCTTGCTTCCAATCAAGGGGAAATGAATAATTTTCATCGTACTGAAATTACCATGTACATAtgagattaaaataattttttatgtacgtacactaaatattaatttttttttaagtaaaaattttAACTCACCATCTAAATAGAACAGAATGACTACAAAATATTCATATATGAGAGCTTAATTTTCTGCCCATTCTTTTTAATTTCATATATAGTATTAGTTACATATGATGGTAATTAGGTGACAGAAACTTAATGATAGTAAACAACTATATGAGTGTACAAATTTAATGTAGGTTACAGTATATAGTACAATAAGCAGCTAGCCACTTAATTCCCACCTAGACTTTACTCGTCCACTGACCACTATTTTAcatcacttttaatatattaagaaaaaataattatttttctcatattttactcTTAACGTTATCTACTTATTCTTCAAAGCATTTTTCAAGACCTATTACGTAGTAAACAATAATTAATATTCGTATTCCGACAGAATACTCGCATCAATTATTATATCTAAAGAGGCGTGAAAAGTGTAAAGTAAATAGGAGATTAGGAGGAAGTAAGCTCCCTTGCTTCCTATGAAGGAGAAATGCATAATATTTGTCGTACTGAAAATAACTAAACATGCTTCTTAGTTTTTCTTCCAACTAGAAAAATTTAAGATAATAAATGATTAGACTGGTCCTACTGAAGATCACACAAAAATCTTTAAATGCTTACGTGGCAATTAGGATGCTGACTAGGATAATAAACCACAGGGAATACCACGTGGATAGGGTGTTGAACAGTTGATTTTATCTTCACCCAATCTCTATCTTTAATGGACCCTCTGGTCCCAACATGAAggattagaagaagaagaagtagactgTATTAGGAGGTCCATTTGAGGTTGTGACTATTGGACCCAGAAAAGAAAAGCCCATACCTTGCCAGCTGAAAAACCCTTGGTGGTTCCATGCCACGCTGGTGCCATATGTTGACCCCTCTGATTTATTTCGGAGTCGGTTACTTCAATGATGGAATCAGAATTTAAAGTCTAATGGCATATTACGCAGATACATACATTACTTTGGTTTCTACTCGCGACTAAATCGCTCCAACTTTGACGATACACGTCTAGACACCATAATTGAATCTCCGATCCATTGTGTCTTGCAGATACTTGACGAATTTTGGAGGTGTCTAGATGGTCATTTGTAAGTAGGAGTATTCGATTGATAGTTTGACACACTACAGAGATGAGTTGCGGTGTACAAATAATCATTTTGTAAGTTAATTAAAGTGTTCAAGTGACAGTAAAGCCGCCCATTAAGGGGGTAAGCTCCCAATAAAAAGTGGCAGTAAAGCCGCCCATTAAGGGGGTAAGCTCCCAATAAAAATTTCTCTGTACCCAGGGCTCGAATCCAAGGTCTCTGATTAAGGATGAAACAGTCCCACCTctgcaccacaactcatgttggtGAGACAAAAATGATATTACACCTATAATACTAATAGGATTAcggtatgaaaattatataatacgTATTAtctatgaaaattatataaatattatttttactggAAATGAAATCTAACTAAACTGcgtaaaataatatgaattttgtgagtATTTTGTTTTCTAATCTCGATAATGAAATAATCTCTAGCTCTCAGAGCACTACAATTGAATGAAACCACGAGATCATCAACGCTCTGCCCTTTTTGAAATaccatttaaaataatatttaagaatcatgataaaagatTTTTGATTCCCCAAAAATATCAAACAAGTTGGGAATGTAGTAGGTATTATCATCAGATCTATTTCCGTCATATATGTGAGTTGCGATgaaatagctgagattttttcGCCCTTAATTTAAGGGTTTCCGATTTCAAGCCTACggaataataaaatcatgttgtGAGCGTTGCCCGCAGAAGCCGGTCATGCAATGATCCCCAAATATAAAATTGAATCGATACCAATCTGAATACCAAACACCTAGTAGAAAACCAAAAAAGATCTACTTCGTCACCCTAGATCTCTAGGCCAAACATGAAAAGACGTTGCCCATTCTTTGTAATTAATTAAGTTTATCCCAAGAATTAGAGAGAATCAGATTTTGTACATCAAACAAATCACTCTCAACAAACCTTATCTCAAGAAATTAACTC
The Capsicum annuum cultivar UCD-10X-F1 chromosome 6, UCD10Xv1.1, whole genome shotgun sequence DNA segment above includes these coding regions:
- the LOC107874575 gene encoding probable indole-3-pyruvate monooxygenase YUCCA9, with amino-acid sequence MFTFSSEQDLISRRCVWVNGPVIVGAGPSGLAVGACLREQGVPFVVIERSDCIASLWQKRTYDRLKLHLPKKFCQLPKLPFPNHYPEYPTKRQFIEYLELYAKHFDIKPQFNECVQSAKYDETCSVWRVKTGSPNGSEVEYICQWLVVATGENAERVVPDIEGLKDFGGEVIHACDYKSGGKYHGKKVVVVGCGNSGMEVSLDLSNHGAQPSMVCRSSVHVLPREIFGKSTFELAMFMMKWLPIWLVDKILLVLAWFILGNIENYGLKRPSLGPLELKNKQGKTPVLDIGALEKIRSGQVKVVPGIKKFSCGTVELVTGEKLEIDSVVLATGYCSNVPYWLQESEFFSKNGFPKTPFPNNWKGNSGLYAIGFTKRGLAGASADAIKIAQDIGKVYKEDLKQKKQKVPTHRRCISTF